A region from the Musa acuminata AAA Group cultivar baxijiao chromosome BXJ1-10, Cavendish_Baxijiao_AAA, whole genome shotgun sequence genome encodes:
- the LOC135581362 gene encoding phosphatidylinositol 4-kinase gamma 6-like has protein sequence MSPNLDSPIKTQMAVSILSRTTSSDYHGSSQSEGKQGGRRRVFVQTETGCVLGIELDRGDNAHTVKRRLQIALNVPTEESSLTFGDLVLKNDLSAVRNDSPLLLTRNALHRSSSTPCLSPTGKDIQHRDRSSPIEILVCSSRCSRTRQLVKDVMNAIRNGVDPIPVHSGLGGAYYFRNVRGECVAIVKPTDEEPFAPNNPKGFTGKALGRPGLKRSVRVGETGFREVAAYLLDYDHFANVPPTVLVKVTHSVFHVNEGVNCNTSGKAVDKKRSAVSKIASFQQFVPHDFDASDHGTSSFPVAAIHRIGILDIRIFNTDRHGGNLLVRKLEGVTGRVGAQTELVPIDHGLCLPESLEDPYFEWIHWPQASIPFSEDELKYIADLDPVKDSEMLRMELPMIREACLRVLILSTIFLKEAAAFGLCLAEIGEMMSREFRGMEEEPSELEVVCIEARQLIAERIVFSPVANPNDDDATLFDIDYEEADLAMPKSPASYAFGQRGRSSKNPLSRLEESLEEQEDDEHIESNVKSTCCPSACEWHPHFSKLSTSLKGIALAGKSQRCLVGAPSANFTCSKIKNSGGASRSQVGNSRSANEQLPANVNFVKLADMGEEEWSAFLEKFQELLPGAFRSRKCGAAGQRQKQRLGTSCQF, from the coding sequence ATGTCTCCTAACTTGGACAGCCCCATTAAGACCCAGATGGCAGTTTCAATCTTAAGTCGCACCACCAGCAGTGACTACCATGGGAGTAGCCAAAGCGAAGGAAAACAAGGTGGACGGAGACGTGTGTTTGTCCAAACTGAAACTGGCTGTGTACTGGGTATTGAACTGGATCGTGGGGATAATGCCCACACCGTGAAAAGAAGGTTGCAAATTGCTCTCAATGTGCCTACTGAGGAGAGCTCCCTCACCTTTGGTGATCTTGTGTTAAAAAATGATCTCAGTGCTGTCCGGAATGATTCCCCATTACTTCTTACCAGGAATGCCCTGCACAGAAGTTCCTCTACACCATGCCTCTCTCCCACTGGAAAGGACATTCAGCATAGGGATCGGAGCAGTCCAATTGAAATTTTAGTGTGCTCAAGCCGCTGCTCTCGCACCCGACAGCTGGTTAAGGATGTCATGAACGCTATTAGAAATGGCGTTGACCCTATACCAGTTCACAGTGGGCTTGGTGGTGCCTACTACTTCAGGAATGTCAGAGGTGAATGTGTTGCAATTGTGAAGCCTACAGATGAAGAACCATTTGCACCAAATAATCCTAAAGGTTTCACGGGGAAGGCCCTTGGGCGACCGGGCCTGAAAAGGTCTGTGCGAGTTGGCGAGACTGGATTCAGGGAAGTTGCTGCGTACCTCCTGGATTATGATCATTTTGCCAATGTTCCCCCAACAGTCCTTGTGAAGGTCACTCATTCAGTTTTTCATGTGAACGAAGGTGTTAATTGCAATACTAGTGGGAAGGCTGTTGACAAGAAGCGTAGTGCTGTCAGCAAGATAGCATCCTTTCAGCAGTTTGTTCCTCATGACTTTGATGCTAGTGATCATGGGACCTCCAGTTTTCCTGTTGCGGCTATACACAGGATTGGTATACTTGATATTAGAATTTTTAATACTGACAGGCATGGCGGAAACCTTTTGGTAAGGAAACTTGAAGGGGTGACTGGTAGAGTTGGGGCCCAGACGGAACTTGTTCCAATCGATCATGGTCTCTGCTTGCCAGAGAGTTTAGAGGATCCGTATTTTGAGTGGATCCACTGGCCACAGGCATCAATCCCTTTCTCTGAGGATGAGCTCAAGTATATTGCTGACCTTGATCCGGTCAAAGATTCTGAGATGCTTCGTATGGAGCTGCCCATGATCCGTGAAGCATGCCTTAGAGTTTTGATCCTGTCAACTATTTTTCTCAAGGAAGCAGCTGCATTTGGGCTTTGCCTTGCAGAGATTGGTGAGATGATGAGCAGGGAATTCAGAGGAATGGAAGAAGAGCCAAGTGAACTGGAAGTTGTGTGCATTGAGGCAAGACAGTTGATAGCAGAAAGAATAGTATTTTCTCCAGTAGCCAATCCAAATGATGATGATGCGACTCTGTTTGACATTGACTATGAAGAAGCTGATCTGGCAATGCCAAAATCACCAGCGTCTTATGCTTTTGGACAAAGAGGCAGAAGCTCCAAAAACCCGCTGTCAAGATTGGAGGAGAGTTTGGAGGAGCAGGAAGATGATGAGCACATAGAAAGCAATGTGAAGAGCACTTGCTGCCCATCTGCCTGTGAATGGCATCCGCATTTTTCAAAGCTGTCCACATCTTTGAAGGGCATAGCTCTTGCTGGAAAGAGTCAGCGATGCCTGGTTGGTGCTCCGAGTGCTAATTTTACTTGTAGTAAAATTAAAAATAGTGGTGGTGCTAGTAGGTCTCAGGTTGGTAATAGTAGGAGTGCCAACGAACAGCTGCCTGCAAATGTGAACTTTGTGAAGCTGGCTGACATGGGGGAGGAGGAGTGGTCAGCATTCCTGGAGAAGTTCCAGGAGTTGCTCCCAGGTGCATTCCGTAGTCGGAAATGTGGTGCTGCTGGCCAGAGGCAGAAGCAGAGGTTGGGCACTTCTTGCCAGTTTTGA